The Leptospira sp. WS60.C2 genome includes the window TATGTTAAGAACCTTGAATTAAAAGTAATTTTAATAGATGGAGAAAAATTAGCTGAATTAATGATAGATAATCGTGTAGGTGTCTCTTTAGCGAATACATACGAGCATTTAAAAATAGATTCAGATTATTTTGAATCCGATTTATGAAATACACGACGCATAACAGCGACTTACCGCTTCGCTTCGGGACAAGCCCTCGCTTGGTCTACGATACATTCCTCTCCGTCACGCTTCTTGCTCCGCAAGAAGTCGAATCGACGATAACCCTCCTCTGGTGGCTAAGACTTTGCTTACGTAGGTAACTCTAGTTAGTTATTGTCCATAGCAAAAAAACTTTTCAAAAAACCAGATAATTTTTTTATGAAATTATGAAGGATGTTTTTATCTTCGATATGGATGGAGTTATCCTGGATAGCGAAAAAATTTATTTAGATATGAACCAAAAATGGTTTCATAAAATGGGGTTTAATTTACCAGTCCATATACATCAAAAATATGTTGGCATTTCCGCTAAAATATTTTGGAATTTTTTAAAATCCGAATTCAACCTTCCTGAAGAAATTAATCATTACATTCAATTAGAAAAAGAAATGAAATTCAATACACTTTCTAGTTTAGAATTGAAGCCTACTACCCATCTTATAGATTACTTAAATTTCTTAAAAAATAAAAATTATAAAATCGCTCTTGCCTCATCATCATTACGTAAGAATATTAACTTGATCTTGAGTAAACTTAACATCACAAATTATTTCGATTTCATTATTAGCGGCGAGGAAGTCTCTTTAGGGAAACCAAATCCAGAGATATTCTTAAATGTTTCTGATTTTTTTAATTGTAAAATTGATAATTGTGTTGTCATAGAAGATAGCACAAACGGTATTAAAGCTGCAAAGGCTGCGAATATGTTTTGTATAGGTTTTTATAATCCAAATTCAGGAAATCAAGACCTTTCCCTAGCAGATATCGTGATTGATAATTTCAAAGATAAGCGAATCTACGAATTGTAGTGATTGATCAATTTTACACAGCATATAACAGAGACTTATGGCTACGCTTGGATCCTAGGTTTCTCCCTTCCTCGGGTATATGAATCAGCTTCTCCATTTGCCTTCCTTACACAAGCAATACATGAGTCCATAACACCTAGCAACTTTGCACTATATAGTCAGAGAAGTTATACTTCTAAACAATATTTCTTTTACAAAACGATATACTCCTTACATTGTAACATTTCCAGTCTCCAACACGTTTTCTAAACATATAGTCTTTCAGCTAAGACCCAAATGTTGTTACTAAAAAATTCCAGAAAAAACCACCCTAGCTAACAACTCCAGACGTATTCGATACAAATTGCCTTTTTTCACCGAACTCAAATAAAACTTATACAAAAAGAATGAATTCGTGATTTCAAAAACAACATATTCTTTTAAACCATTGAATTACATTCAAAATGGACAAATATCAGAAGACTCAAGTTTTTTTTGGTGCCTAGGTTGAAATCATATTGTTTTAGATTCATCACATAATATCGAAAAACGAAAGAAAAAGTATCTCCTTGAGTTTTAAAAAAAATACTCATATATATATTCTATGAAAAGAATCATTCTCACGTTTTCCCTATTTTGCATTGCCACAACTTGTAAGATTGATCTACGACAGTTACCATTCCCTAACAAACCCACCGAACCCAAATCAAACTATTTAAATTCCATTTACTTGCGTAACTTTACGATCAAAGATTTGGATCTTAATGATATGGAAGGACCATGGAAATACACTGTTAATGAATTCTTGAAAAGTCATGAATCAATTGCAAGATCATATAAAATCTTAGAGAAAGAAACTCTAACAGAAAAACAAATTTACATCGATATGGATTTAACCTATAAATTTGATGATGAATTCTATTTTTGGTACAGTCTTCCAATCATTTATCCTATTCCTCTAATTTGGCCCATTCATATTCGAGAAAGTACTTACCATGTTCAATTGGATTATCGAATCTTCCAAGATGGAATCGTTTTAGTGCAAGATCATGTTCGTTCCGAGGAAACATTAACTCTATACTTTTATGGATACATTAGACCTGTTGCAATCGAATCTATGGTTTATGATAAAAATTTGGAGGTGATTGAAAAATGTGTAAAAAATATTTCTTCAAAATTATCATCACTGTGACATGTTTCTCCTGCATCACTTTACCAGAAAAACCAATCAATGAATCAAATGAATGTTATGCGTATTATTACCCAACAAAAAAACAAATAAAGGAAATCCAAAGAAGACATTGGACTGCTACATATATAATTTCACATGCATCAGCCTCACTTGCATTTGGAATCGGATTTGCGGGACTTGCTCCATTGGGAACACTACCTTTTCTGCAATATACAAACTTCAAAAAGACAGAACGAATCAAAGAAAACTTAATACAAGAGCATTGTAATGAATTGTAGCTAAACAAACAAATATCGATCACCTGAGAAAAAATGGGCTCCCATTTAATAGAGATAGCTACATTTCAAATTTGCCCTGAATCGAATACCGCTCCTGTTAAAGTTCGATTTAGTTTTTGTGAAAAACGAACCAATTTGTCTCTCAGTACAAGGATTCAAGAGAATTCTACTTTACCTCCTCTTTCTCTAAACAGAAAAGGTGCTATGCACCAAATTTTTCATAAAACACTCAAAACACGTCATTTTGACCTAGATTGGAATCGACATGTAACAAGTAGGACTTATGAAAAATTTGGTTATGACGCGCGATGCGAAGTCCTAAAAGAATTGGGGTATTCCATTGAACGTATGCTAAGTGAAGGTTTAACTTTTTTACCAAACTCATCTTATGTTAGGTTCCTAAACCAACAATTTGTAAATTCAGAGATACATGTTGAAACACAAGTATTCCAACTACCAAACCACTCCTTGTTATGGAAACAAACAATGGTCGGAAGTGATAATAAAAAAGCATGCGAAATAGAATCTATTTCAACACTACTTCAAAACGGAACCCCTTTTCGCATAGATTCCATCGAACAGATCAGAACAACTGAGTCCAATCAATTTACAATCCATCCAAAACCAACGACGCAAAACACCATTGAACATTCCTACTATATACCCTACAGTGATATGAATTGTTTTTGGATTTTATCTGCAGATTCTATATGGAAAATTTTTGAAGAAGGGCGTTTTCTATTTTTTAAAGAAATAGTAGACTTTGAATTAATCAAAGAAACAGATTCGACTACATTTTTTATGGGAGGCGAAATCCAAATTTTTCATGAACCTTCTCCTGGTTCTCACGTAAAACTTTTGAGTTGGATTGAGAAATTTGAAAAAATCAGATTTTACTTTCGCCAAGATATCATGGACCAGTCTGGCAAATTGTTAGCAAGCATGAAGGATGAACAGTTATTTGTTTCCCTATCGAACTCCAGACCAAAAAGAGCACCTTCTGCATTCTTTGATAAAATCGAAAGGTTTATTGAATGATAGGCACTTTCATTTTTAAAATTTTTTCTTCTTCCTGTGTCAGCTCTCGATAACTTCCCACCTCCAATTTTTGATCCAATTCCAAATTCCCCATTTTCATTCGTTTCAAATACAAAACTTCTTTTCCTAAACTTTGAAACATCCTGCGTATCTGACGATACTTGCCCTCTTTTAACCAAACGGTTGCTATATGAGGCATAGCAGGATCGGGAACTGCTAATCTTGCAGGTAAGGTTTTGTATCCATCATCCAATTCAATACCAGATTCAAATTTAGATATATCTTCACTTGTTACCGGTTCTGAAATTTCAGCATAGTATTCTTTTTCGACAAAATGTTTTGGTGAGGTATAGTAGTGAGCCAAGGTTCCATCTGTTGTAAATAATAACAAACCTTCGGTTTCCTTATCCAAACGTCCGACTGGGAACAAATTCATGTTTCGATGCCTTTCACTCAAATAATCCATCACTGTTTTTTCTCTAGGATCTTCTGTGGCAGTGATACAATCTGGGGCTTTGTTCATCATGAAGTAATAAAATTCCTTTCGAACAAGGGTTTCTTCATAGTAAGTGACAGAATCTGATAATGATACTTTAAATCCTGGATCTTTGATGACTACCCCATTGACTTTTACATTCCCTTGGTAAATCTCCTTTTTTACATCGGAACGAGTTCCAAGTCCATAATTCCCAAGTACCTTATCCAATCTATCTTTTGCCATATCCGAATCACATAGAAACAAGTTCGTCCGATTTCGAAAAGTGGATTTCGACCTTTTCTGAGCTTAGTCACAAAAAAAGCTATCGAAGAGTGTATCCAAAAACAATCTAACCAGTATGTTTGGTACTTTTTTTCGTATCGTTCAATCCTCTAAGATCGCCTTTCAATTAGCATACAAAAGTTCTCCCACGTTAACGATCCTCATATCTGTTTTAACGATCTTAAATGGATTGTTCCCATCAACACTAGTTTGGATCGGAAAACTGATCATAGACTCAATCCTTGCCTCAAATATTGAATCAGAGAATTGGAAAGATCTCCTACAATCCAAAACTGCAAGTTATGTTTATCTGGAAGGAATCATAACTATTTTTTATTTTGGAACACAAAAACTATATTTTCTTAGTACAACTCTCCTTCGAATCAGATTAGGCCAAGAAGTAAACGAAAGAATTTTATCGAAAGCAATCACTCTGGAACTCTCTCAGTTTGAAAATTCTGAAACCTATGACCAAATGACGCAAGCTAGGTCAGAGGCATCTTCAAAACCTCTCTCCATGGTGAATCGATTTTTCACAATCGCTCAATCAACCATTACGATTGTAAGTTTTTTTGGACTCCTTGTTAAACTTTCACCACTCGCTTCTATCATTCTTGTAGTTGCTGCGATTCCCACTTTTATCGCAGAGACTCGTTTTTCCAATCATAGTTTTCGTTTGTTTCGTTGGAAAGCAAAGGAAACTCGGGAACAAGTATATTTGGAAACATTAATGGCTAGAGAGGACAATGCAAAAGAGATTTTACTATTTAATTTAGGAAAAGAATTCCTAAAGAGATATAAAAACAATTTTCAGAAAATCTATTCTGAAGACAAAAAGCTAACGATCAGGAAAAGTATCGTAAGCTTTTCGTTAGGTTTAATTAGTCAATTTGCCTTTTATGGTTCTTATATTTGGATCGTTAGTCTCGCACTACAAAAAAAAATAAGTCTAGGAGAGATGACTATGTATTTAGTTATCTTTCGACAAGGACAAACAACCTTTGCCAATGCCTTATCAGCGTTTGGAGGGATTTACGAAGATCACTTGTATATAGATAACTTAATGGAGTTTCTAAACCTACCAATTCTCAAAAAAATCGGAACATATAAAACGGCAAAAACAAAAACAGGCATCGTATTTGATCAGGTATCATTTGTATATCCAGGTTCCGTTAAAGATTCACTAACAAATGTTAGTTTCGAATTATCCGCTGGTGAAAAATTAGCCATTGTAGGAGAAAATGGTTCAGGAAAAACGACTCTGATAAAATTATTGACTAGATTGTATACGCCTTCAACTGGAACGATTTATCTGGATGGGATTAATCTGAATGATTGGGAGGAGGAATCGTTACGAGAACGGTTCGGTGTCATTTTCCAAAACTTTGTCCAATACCAATTTAAGGTGGGAGACAACATCGGTATGGGAGACGTTAAAAAGGAACAGTCAGAACAAGAATGGATCGTTGCTGCAAAATTAGGCATGGCGCATGATTTTGTGACTCGATTGGACCTAGGTTACCAAACACGTTTGGGAAAATGGTTTCAGGATGGACGGGAACTCTCTGGAGGCCAATGGCAAAAGATCGCATTGTCTCGAGCCTTCATGCGAACCAGTGCCGACATTTTGATTTTAGATGAACCCACTTCGGCAATCGACGCGGAAGCTGAAATGAAAGTTTTCGAACATTTTAGAGAACATACATTGGGAAAAACGGTCATATTGATATCACATCGGTTTTCCACAGTGCGTATGGCAGATAAAATATTAGTTCTAGAACTAGGTAAAAAAACAGAATGGGGAGATCACGATACTCTTCTCTCAAAAAAAGGTAAATACGAAAAACTATTTCGATTGCAACAAGCAGGATATCAATAACACTCTAGCAAGCACCGATACTGAAAATAGAACAAAATTTAATTTTGGGAAGGACTAGGAATGGATGAAAATTATTCAAATTTGGGGATGCGAAAACTCAAAGAACTCATTGATTCCTTTGGAGAAAGATCAAAAGAAATAGGATCAGTTGCTTCCTCTATCCAACAGGTAGCCAAACAAACCAACTTACTTGCGTTAAATGCGTCGATTGAAGCGGCACGAGCTGGAGAACATGGAAGAGGTTTTGAAATTGTTGCCAACGAGGTTACAAAACTTTCTTTCCAAACTTCAGAAGCCACGAAGAAAATTTCCGAAATTTTATCTAGAATCAACTTAGAAAACTCAGAAGCAAATGCAGATGTTCTGGAGATGGAAAAACAGTCCATCATAGAATATGCAGAATTATGGACCAATAACATTGCTAAAGAGCTAGAATCAAAATTTTATATCATGGCAACTTCATTATATGGATTGAAATTTTTAATCCAAAGTTTGGTTCACGCAAATATTGGTATGAAACGAGAACATTTGTTACTAATTTTGCAGGAATACCTCATCCAGAACGAACAACAGTTAGCGTATGCAATCTGTTGTGAACCCAATGTCATTGATGAAAGAGATCATGAATATCCAAACAAAGAGGGCCATGATGCAAAAGGGCGTTTTGTTCCTTATTGTCATAGACATACAGGGCGAATTTCGATAGAACCTTTGCAAGGCTACGATGTACCAGGAGAAAACGAATGGTATATTTTGCCTCGTGATTTGGGCGAAGATGTAATGATGGAACCATACGATTATCCAATCGATGGAA containing:
- a CDS encoding ABC transporter ATP-binding protein, with the translated sequence MFGTFFRIVQSSKIAFQLAYKSSPTLTILISVLTILNGLFPSTLVWIGKLIIDSILASNIESENWKDLLQSKTASYVYLEGIITIFYFGTQKLYFLSTTLLRIRLGQEVNERILSKAITLELSQFENSETYDQMTQARSEASSKPLSMVNRFFTIAQSTITIVSFFGLLVKLSPLASIILVVAAIPTFIAETRFSNHSFRLFRWKAKETREQVYLETLMAREDNAKEILLFNLGKEFLKRYKNNFQKIYSEDKKLTIRKSIVSFSLGLISQFAFYGSYIWIVSLALQKKISLGEMTMYLVIFRQGQTTFANALSAFGGIYEDHLYIDNLMEFLNLPILKKIGTYKTAKTKTGIVFDQVSFVYPGSVKDSLTNVSFELSAGEKLAIVGENGSGKTTLIKLLTRLYTPSTGTIYLDGINLNDWEEESLRERFGVIFQNFVQYQFKVGDNIGMGDVKKEQSEQEWIVAAKLGMAHDFVTRLDLGYQTRLGKWFQDGRELSGGQWQKIALSRAFMRTSADILILDEPTSAIDAEAEMKVFEHFREHTLGKTVILISHRFSTVRMADKILVLELGKKTEWGDHDTLLSKKGKYEKLFRLQQAGYQ
- a CDS encoding pseudouridine synthase, with amino-acid sequence MAKDRLDKVLGNYGLGTRSDVKKEIYQGNVKVNGVVIKDPGFKVSLSDSVTYYEETLVRKEFYYFMMNKAPDCITATEDPREKTVMDYLSERHRNMNLFPVGRLDKETEGLLLFTTDGTLAHYYTSPKHFVEKEYYAEISEPVTSEDISKFESGIELDDGYKTLPARLAVPDPAMPHIATVWLKEGKYRQIRRMFQSLGKEVLYLKRMKMGNLELDQKLEVGSYRELTQEEEKILKMKVPIIQ
- a CDS encoding HAD family hydrolase; the encoded protein is MKDVFIFDMDGVILDSEKIYLDMNQKWFHKMGFNLPVHIHQKYVGISAKIFWNFLKSEFNLPEEINHYIQLEKEMKFNTLSSLELKPTTHLIDYLNFLKNKNYKIALASSSLRKNINLILSKLNITNYFDFIISGEEVSLGKPNPEIFLNVSDFFNCKIDNCVVIEDSTNGIKAAKAANMFCIGFYNPNSGNQDLSLADIVIDNFKDKRIYEL
- a CDS encoding methyl-accepting chemotaxis protein, producing the protein MDENYSNLGMRKLKELIDSFGERSKEIGSVASSIQQVAKQTNLLALNASIEAARAGEHGRGFEIVANEVTKLSFQTSEATKKISEILSRINLENSEANADVLEMEKQSIIEYAELWTNNIAKELESKFYIMATSLYGLKFLIQSLVHANIGMKREHLLLILQEYLIQNEQQLAYAICCEPNVIDERDHEYPNKEGHDAKGRFVPYCHRHTGRISIEPLQGYDVPGENEWYILPRDLGEDVMMEPYDYPIDGKTVKMTSLMTNLFLHSKFAGILGADFSLEQLQKELSPNKIFGIGKTSLVTYEGNFASHPDIQNLGTKVDGLNSEGLLAIQKGESYTHIDSNQIVRILKPVRIGQSKRPWSILVEFNIISVLKK
- a CDS encoding acyl-[acyl-carrier-protein] thioesterase; translated protein: MHQIFHKTLKTRHFDLDWNRHVTSRTYEKFGYDARCEVLKELGYSIERMLSEGLTFLPNSSYVRFLNQQFVNSEIHVETQVFQLPNHSLLWKQTMVGSDNKKACEIESISTLLQNGTPFRIDSIEQIRTTESNQFTIHPKPTTQNTIEHSYYIPYSDMNCFWILSADSIWKIFEEGRFLFFKEIVDFELIKETDSTTFFMGGEIQIFHEPSPGSHVKLLSWIEKFEKIRFYFRQDIMDQSGKLLASMKDEQLFVSLSNSRPKRAPSAFFDKIERFIE